A stretch of the Massilia sp. W12 genome encodes the following:
- a CDS encoding DUF1800 domain-containing protein yields MLKPSSASPRTGAAALSLKRHMPVWFSVCLVGAAICLSLPQAEAARAARPTPGQATPAPTPLPTPTPLPTPVPSMPSESSPMTPDANGLAIVGGDSPLTLNQSRGYSARFNGKMLPNPVWTINGVVGGNAANGIITAEGQYTAPSSGLPPRNPIEIRLSLTLDGNTISVARSQLVQLPKPGLWNISPRAVMPGPYTLTVTGNNFYPGIKAIVNGQLAQATYVSATELRVNGSINQLGTLELMLVNQGDQRSPPLTKVFVTADGRSPADGSTPTPTPLPTPTQTPAPAQDAQLIHAARFLEQASFGPTASDLAQVRQFGAQTWFEQQLALPPSPISESMDLNILRNRWLFAMASGDDQLRQRMIFALSQIFVVSADKNNAAEEIRPWLQTLSRHAFGNFGNLLREMTLNPAMGKYLDMANSAAPRPNENYAREVMQLFTIGMHMLNMDGSLQLDGSGQPIRSYDQSRIGDFSRALSGWTYQGASDTRLNPENFSGPLTPRERYHDQSAKTLLQGVVLPAGQTAQQDYEAVMENLLNHPNLAPFISTRLIRHFVTSNPSPAYIARVATVFAQGTAANGNQRGDLAATLKAILFDPEARQNQPGATQGQLKDPLRHTLSLVRALNGKVLDPTNLFWDYFLSGQKLGNSPSVFNFFSPLTKLPGNQHLYGPEFQIYAPAMAVQRSNFIFSLLSGNYKTMVLFDLQPFINQAADPNALINLADKQLLQGRMSAEVRSALFEALLTIADKRERVLTVLYLTAISAEFSVQL; encoded by the coding sequence ATGCTCAAGCCATCTTCCGCGTCGCCCAGGACTGGCGCGGCTGCGCTAAGCCTGAAGCGCCACATGCCGGTCTGGTTTTCTGTCTGTCTGGTTGGCGCCGCCATCTGCTTATCGCTGCCGCAAGCTGAAGCTGCGCGCGCGGCGCGCCCGACCCCCGGTCAGGCAACCCCGGCCCCCACCCCGCTGCCCACTCCGACGCCGCTGCCCACGCCTGTGCCAAGCATGCCGTCTGAGTCTTCGCCAATGACGCCGGACGCAAACGGTCTGGCGATTGTCGGCGGCGACAGCCCGCTTACGCTGAACCAATCACGCGGATACAGCGCGCGTTTTAACGGCAAAATGCTGCCCAATCCGGTCTGGACTATCAATGGCGTGGTTGGCGGCAATGCAGCCAACGGCATCATCACAGCGGAGGGACAATACACCGCCCCCAGCAGTGGCCTGCCGCCGCGTAACCCGATTGAAATCCGCTTGAGCCTCACGCTCGATGGCAACACCATTTCGGTGGCGCGCAGCCAATTGGTGCAATTGCCCAAACCAGGCTTGTGGAATATCTCGCCACGCGCCGTGATGCCCGGCCCTTATACACTGACGGTGACCGGGAATAATTTTTACCCCGGCATCAAGGCCATCGTCAACGGACAGCTGGCGCAAGCGACCTATGTTTCCGCCACCGAGCTGCGCGTGAATGGCAGCATTAATCAATTGGGCACACTGGAATTGATGCTGGTGAATCAGGGTGATCAGCGTTCGCCGCCGCTGACCAAGGTGTTTGTCACGGCAGATGGGCGCAGCCCGGCTGATGGCTCGACGCCGACCCCGACGCCGCTGCCGACGCCAACCCAAACCCCGGCCCCGGCGCAGGATGCGCAACTGATCCACGCCGCGCGCTTTTTAGAGCAAGCCAGCTTCGGCCCGACCGCCAGCGATCTGGCGCAGGTGCGGCAATTTGGCGCGCAGACCTGGTTTGAGCAACAACTGGCGCTGCCGCCTTCGCCGATTTCCGAAAGCATGGATCTGAACATACTGCGAAATCGGTGGCTGTTTGCGATGGCATCGGGCGATGACCAGTTGCGCCAGCGCATGATCTTTGCACTGTCTCAAATTTTTGTGGTTTCCGCAGATAAAAACAACGCGGCTGAAGAGATCCGCCCCTGGCTGCAAACGCTGTCACGCCATGCCTTTGGCAATTTTGGCAATCTGCTGCGGGAAATGACGCTCAACCCGGCCATGGGCAAATATTTGGATATGGCCAATAGCGCAGCACCGCGCCCGAATGAAAACTATGCACGCGAAGTGATGCAACTATTTACCATCGGCATGCACATGCTGAATATGGATGGCAGTCTGCAACTGGATGGTTCGGGCCAGCCCATTCGCAGCTATGATCAGTCGCGAATCGGCGATTTTTCCCGCGCTCTGAGCGGCTGGACTTATCAGGGCGCCAGTGATACGCGTTTGAATCCGGAGAATTTCAGCGGTCCGCTGACGCCGCGTGAGCGCTATCACGACCAAAGCGCCAAGACCTTGTTGCAAGGTGTGGTGCTGCCTGCCGGCCAAACTGCGCAGCAGGATTATGAGGCGGTCATGGAGAATCTGCTGAATCACCCCAATCTGGCTCCTTTTATCTCAACCAGGCTGATCCGCCACTTCGTCACCAGCAATCCCAGTCCGGCGTATATTGCGCGCGTCGCCACCGTCTTCGCCCAAGGCACTGCGGCCAATGGCAATCAGCGCGGTGATTTGGCTGCCACACTCAAGGCGATTTTATTCGATCCGGAAGCGCGGCAAAATCAGCCAGGCGCAACCCAGGGTCAGTTGAAAGATCCGCTGCGGCATACCTTGAGCCTGGTGCGCGCCTTGAATGGCAAAGTGCTCGACCCCACCAACCTGTTCTGGGATTATTTTCTCAGCGGGCAAAAACTGGGCAACTCCCCCAGCGTCTTTAATTTCTTTTCACCGCTGACCAAGCTGCCCGGCAACCAACATCTCTATGGGCCTGAATTTCAGATTTATGCGCCGGCCATGGCGGTGCAACGATCCAACTTTATTTTCTCGCTGTTAAGCGGCAACTATAAAACCATGGTCCTGTTCGATCTGCAGCCCTTTATCAATCAGGCCGCCGATCCGAATGCACTGATCAATCTGGCCGATAAACAATTGCTGCAAGGCCGCATGAGCGCAGAGGTGCGCAGCGCGCTGTTTGAAGCACTGCTGACAATTGCGGACAAGCGCGAACGGGTCTTGACCGTACTGTATTTGACGGCCATCAGCGCAGAGTTTTCTGTCCAACTGTGA
- a CDS encoding DUF1501 domain-containing protein, which produces MSKHAINSSRRHWMGVGARATVLSGLAGMGLLPGVSHAAVSDYKALVCVYLYGGNDGNNMIVPLDDAHQAQYRQTRGSTSIALSQSNNTLLGTRSALLRSTANPVQQSFAFHSAMPELDALFADGKLALLLNAGSLQGPTSKADYLDGNNLPPQLFSHSDQQLQMQAGSPTVGGSGWGGRLLDHFGVGGDLDAVTTYNGSIFVEGVANHGNLLPSTGLLSMSGFNFWPTEAAAARRAALQRILRAERGNLVANAANRALLSGVELLDDIQAASENNAVQTVFPSSDLGRQLKTVAQLIKRRAAQGPGRQVYFVAQTGFDTHGGQNWQQNDCLSKVSVAMAAFYRATREIGVASNVTSFTLSEFGRSFQPNSGGTDHGWGSHHMILGDAVSGGALYGRFPDFTLGGPDDATGRGVWVPQFSIQQYGATLGKWFGIDTAQLDTHVFGGELSRFSLRDLGFMG; this is translated from the coding sequence ATGAGCAAACATGCAATCAATTCTTCGCGCCGGCATTGGATGGGAGTGGGAGCACGGGCCACGGTTTTAAGCGGACTGGCCGGCATGGGCTTACTGCCAGGCGTCAGTCATGCCGCTGTATCAGATTACAAAGCCCTGGTCTGCGTCTATCTATATGGCGGCAACGATGGCAATAACATGATTGTGCCATTGGACGATGCACATCAAGCGCAGTACCGGCAAACCCGGGGCAGCACCAGCATTGCCTTATCACAGAGCAATAACACTTTGCTTGGCACGCGCAGCGCGCTGCTGCGCAGCACTGCAAACCCGGTGCAACAAAGCTTTGCCTTTCACTCCGCCATGCCGGAATTGGATGCCTTGTTTGCCGATGGCAAGCTGGCCCTGCTCTTGAATGCCGGCTCACTGCAAGGCCCGACCAGCAAGGCTGATTACCTGGACGGCAACAATCTGCCGCCACAATTGTTTTCCCATTCCGACCAGCAATTGCAAATGCAAGCCGGTTCGCCCACAGTTGGCGGCAGCGGCTGGGGTGGGCGCCTGCTCGACCATTTTGGCGTTGGCGGCGACCTGGATGCCGTCACCACCTATAACGGCAGCATTTTTGTCGAAGGGGTGGCGAATCACGGCAACCTTTTACCCAGCACCGGTCTGTTATCCATGTCCGGTTTTAATTTCTGGCCAACAGAAGCCGCCGCAGCGCGCCGCGCAGCACTGCAGCGTATCTTGCGCGCCGAGCGTGGCAATCTGGTGGCGAATGCCGCCAACCGCGCCTTGCTGAGCGGCGTCGAATTACTTGACGATATCCAGGCAGCGAGCGAAAACAATGCGGTACAAACCGTGTTTCCGTCCTCCGATCTGGGGCGGCAACTGAAAACCGTGGCGCAGCTGATCAAACGCCGCGCCGCGCAAGGCCCGGGGCGGCAGGTGTATTTCGTCGCGCAAACCGGCTTTGACACCCATGGCGGACAAAACTGGCAACAAAATGATTGCCTGAGCAAAGTATCCGTAGCAATGGCGGCGTTTTACCGCGCCACCCGTGAGATCGGGGTCGCCAGCAATGTCACCAGCTTCACTTTGTCAGAATTCGGCCGCAGCTTCCAACCCAACAGCGGCGGAACCGATCACGGCTGGGGCAGTCACCATATGATTCTGGGCGACGCCGTGTCTGGCGGGGCATTGTATGGCCGCTTTCCCGATTTCACGCTCGGCGGGCCGGATGACGCCACCGGACGCGGAGTCTGGGTGCCGCAATTTTCGATTCAGCAATATGGCGCCACATTAGGCAAATGGTTTGGCATTGATACCGCTCAGTTGGACACGCATGTGTTTGGCGGCGAATTAAGCCGTTTCAGCCTGCGTGATTTGGGCTTTATGGGATAA